The proteins below come from a single Tenuifilum thalassicum genomic window:
- a CDS encoding SpoIIE family protein phosphatase: MTITTDSYHVDVGCVQLSKFGAQVCGDVFLSRKIKEEERTIVAVSDGLGSGVKANVLATLTASMAVNFTLAKQPVERTARIIMQTLPVDQKRQISYATFTIADVEGSGETRIIEFDNPGWILVRNTKIVEIDKQELFIDLNDGRKRKMLLSQFKLQRDDRIVLVSDGVTQSGIGTARMPFGYGEDALKRYVCKLVKENSGISAYELARDIISKSNANDIYKPQDDITCAVIHFRNPRKLLICSGPPFNESRDKQLAEQIMSFDGRKIICGGTTSLIVSRELGIPIRVGLSIDSSGLPPISHMEGVDLVTEGILTIGKVAEILETLQDTEVYDTGPAAEIVKQMFQSDIIYLLVGTKINVAHQDPSLPVELEIRRNVMRKIARLLEDKFLKKVEIQFI; the protein is encoded by the coding sequence GTTTGCGGCGATGTTTTTCTTTCGCGTAAGATAAAGGAGGAAGAGAGGACTATCGTTGCTGTCTCCGATGGATTAGGAAGTGGCGTAAAAGCCAATGTCTTGGCAACTTTAACCGCATCAATGGCTGTGAATTTCACATTAGCCAAACAGCCTGTTGAACGCACCGCACGAATTATTATGCAAACCCTTCCTGTTGATCAGAAGCGTCAGATTAGCTATGCTACATTTACTATTGCTGATGTTGAGGGTAGTGGAGAAACCAGAATAATTGAGTTCGATAATCCTGGCTGGATTTTAGTGCGGAACACGAAGATTGTGGAAATCGACAAGCAGGAACTTTTTATTGATTTGAACGATGGTCGAAAGCGAAAAATGTTGCTTTCCCAGTTTAAACTCCAAAGGGATGATAGAATAGTTTTAGTTTCCGACGGGGTTACACAATCGGGTATTGGTACAGCACGAATGCCTTTTGGGTACGGAGAGGATGCGCTAAAACGCTATGTGTGCAAATTGGTAAAAGAGAATAGCGGAATCTCAGCTTATGAACTGGCTCGAGATATTATAAGCAAATCAAATGCAAATGACATTTACAAGCCGCAAGATGATATTACTTGTGCTGTTATCCACTTCCGAAACCCTCGAAAACTGTTAATCTGCTCTGGCCCTCCGTTTAATGAATCGAGAGATAAACAGTTAGCTGAGCAAATAATGTCGTTTGATGGACGGAAAATTATTTGCGGAGGAACCACCTCGTTAATAGTATCTAGGGAACTTGGAATTCCCATTCGTGTCGGTTTAAGCATCGACTCTTCCGGTTTACCACCAATCTCTCACATGGAAGGTGTCGATTTGGTTACGGAAGGGATTCTTACAATTGGGAAAGTGGCAGAAATTTTAGAAACCCTTCAAGATACTGAAGTTTATGATACTGGCCCGGCTGCTGAGATTGTAAAGCAGATGTTCCAATCCGATATCATTTATCTTCTGGTTGGGACCAAAATTAACGTTGCCCATCAGGACCCATCTCTACCTGTAGAGTTGGAAATAAGACGTAACGTAATGAGAAAGATTGCTCGTTTGTTAGAAGATAAATTCTTAAAGAAAGTTGAAATTCAATTCATATAA
- a CDS encoding (2Fe-2S) ferredoxin domain-containing protein: protein MKVEVIICSGTLCYLMGGAELQLLSEHLPPALKDKVIVKGSPCVGFCDKPESGKPPFALINGRKIQQASVDKLISEIKQELGI, encoded by the coding sequence ATGAAAGTTGAAGTTATCATTTGCTCGGGAACTCTATGTTACTTAATGGGTGGTGCAGAATTGCAATTGCTTAGTGAGCATTTACCTCCAGCGTTGAAAGATAAAGTTATTGTAAAAGGCTCTCCTTGTGTTGGGTTTTGTGACAAACCCGAAAGCGGGAAACCACCTTTCGCCCTTATTAACGGCCGAAAAATCCAACAAGCTTCTGTTGATAAGCTGATTAGTGAAATTAAACAAGAGTTAGGTATATAG